A region from the Salicibibacter cibarius genome encodes:
- the ymfI gene encoding elongation factor P 5-aminopentanone reductase: protein MTTTLITGSSGGIGAAVAKALAAPGQHLYLHYHQGEKEAEKVRAYCEKQGASAHLVCANLQADEGIAVLFASVHDPVDHLVLVNGQAYYGLFTDMDDRELVDLFTLNVTAPMRIVKHFLPSMISRKYGRVVAISSIWGDVGAALEVAYSAAKGGLNQFVRALSKEVAPSNVTVNGVAPGVVDTKMMNAFSSEEKAELQAAIPAGRFGTPEEVAGACSYLLSPEASYINGHILSVNGAWGG from the coding sequence ATGACGACCACATTGATTACGGGAAGCAGCGGAGGCATTGGCGCCGCCGTTGCAAAGGCGCTCGCTGCTCCCGGGCAACATCTGTATCTGCACTACCATCAAGGGGAGAAAGAGGCAGAGAAAGTGCGTGCATACTGTGAAAAACAAGGGGCAAGCGCCCATTTAGTGTGCGCGAACTTGCAAGCCGATGAAGGCATCGCCGTTCTTTTCGCAAGTGTGCATGACCCGGTTGACCACCTTGTTCTCGTAAACGGCCAAGCTTACTACGGACTATTTACAGACATGGATGACCGGGAGTTGGTTGATTTATTTACGCTGAATGTAACGGCCCCGATGCGCATCGTTAAACATTTTCTGCCCTCTATGATTAGCCGAAAATACGGCCGCGTCGTCGCCATTTCCTCCATTTGGGGCGATGTGGGGGCAGCGCTTGAAGTAGCATATTCCGCGGCAAAGGGTGGGCTGAATCAATTCGTCCGCGCCCTCTCCAAAGAAGTAGCGCCGTCCAACGTCACTGTTAACGGGGTGGCGCCGGGAGTGGTGGATACGAAAATGATGAATGCGTTTAGCAGCGAAGAGAAAGCGGAATTGCAAGCTGCCATCCCTGCCGGACGTTTCGGAACCCCTGAAGAAGTGGCAGGCGCTTGTTCGTATTTGCTAAGCCCGGAAGCAAGTTATATCAATGGGCATATTCTTTCCGTGAACGGGGCCTGGGGCGGTTAA
- the yfmH gene encoding EF-P 5-aminopentanol modification-associated protein YfmH: MEKQHYEQIDETIYMETLSNGLKVYVLPKPDHNKTFSIFTTDYGSIDQAFTPINSDQMMHVPDGIAHFLEHKLFEDEDGDAFDTFSKRGAQTNAFTSFTRTAYLFSSTSKVEENVETLLDFVQTPYFTEETVEKEKGIIGQEINMYNDDADWRLFFGLIGALYKNNPVRIDIAGTVESIDDITKDLLYTCYQTFYHPSNMVLFVVGPVDPEETLQLVKANQEKKSFPEADTLARTYGSEPEESFEREKSIEMNVQTPKCLLGFKEPNEEYPLSGLAYELGVQLLLDVMFGLGSSTYEKLYKEGIIDNSFSADFTMERSFGFSAIGGDTKDPDRLVSLLEETVDAYKQQGLREEEVQLAKKRKIGTFLKQLNSPEFIATQFTRYEMNGDALFEVVPTLEKMSIDDLENILHRHFRSERSSVVKVEGSGS, encoded by the coding sequence ATGGAAAAACAGCATTACGAGCAAATCGATGAAACGATCTATATGGAAACGTTGAGCAATGGATTAAAAGTGTACGTATTGCCAAAACCCGACCACAATAAGACGTTTTCTATTTTCACGACCGATTACGGTTCCATCGACCAAGCGTTTACTCCAATAAACAGTGATCAGATGATGCACGTCCCGGATGGCATCGCCCATTTTCTCGAACATAAACTTTTTGAAGATGAAGATGGTGACGCGTTTGACACGTTCAGCAAGCGCGGAGCTCAGACAAATGCGTTCACCAGTTTCACGAGAACCGCCTATTTATTTTCTAGCACGAGTAAGGTAGAGGAAAATGTGGAAACGTTGTTGGACTTTGTGCAGACCCCGTATTTTACCGAGGAAACGGTAGAGAAAGAAAAAGGGATCATCGGCCAGGAAATAAACATGTATAACGACGACGCCGACTGGCGCTTATTTTTTGGGCTGATCGGCGCGCTTTATAAAAATAATCCGGTGCGTATCGATATTGCCGGAACAGTAGAGTCCATCGATGACATTACGAAAGATTTGCTCTATACGTGCTATCAAACCTTTTACCATCCTTCCAATATGGTTTTGTTCGTTGTCGGCCCTGTGGATCCCGAGGAAACCCTTCAACTCGTCAAAGCCAATCAGGAAAAGAAATCATTTCCGGAAGCGGATACGCTCGCGCGCACGTATGGATCTGAGCCTGAGGAAAGTTTCGAGCGGGAAAAATCAATAGAGATGAACGTGCAAACGCCGAAATGTTTGCTTGGGTTTAAAGAGCCCAACGAGGAATATCCGCTTTCCGGGCTCGCGTATGAATTAGGAGTGCAACTTCTCTTGGATGTGATGTTCGGCCTTGGATCGAGCACCTATGAAAAATTGTATAAAGAAGGCATAATTGACAATAGTTTTTCCGCTGATTTCACGATGGAGCGTTCGTTTGGGTTTTCCGCCATCGGAGGCGATACGAAAGATCCCGATCGGCTCGTTTCCTTGTTGGAAGAAACGGTAGACGCCTATAAACAACAGGGCTTACGGGAAGAAGAAGTGCAGCTCGCCAAAAAACGGAAAATCGGGACGTTCCTAAAACAATTGAACAGCCCCGAGTTCATCGCGACGCAATTCACTCGCTATGAGATGAACGGGGATGCCCTTTTTGAAGTTGTGCCAACCCTGGAAAAAATGAGCATCGATGACTTGGAAAACATTTTGCATCGGCACTTCCGCTCCGAAAGAAGTTCTGTCGTGAAAGTGGAAGGCTCCGGTTCATGA
- the yfmF gene encoding EF-P 5-aminopentanol modification-associated protein YfmF, which yields MAEAEQFNAGGLRVHWQPSDTFKTTTIVLHVKAPLEAETAAARTLLAHVLQAGTEAFPSRRKIRYFLDDLYGATFYADVGKKGENHVLTFVMEVASERYLQNESPLLPKALAFLLSVIQKSYRSEDGFSEAIIQEEKQALMQRIRNIADDKTRYANIRMLEEMCANEPFGLHPFGSAEEVGAITDQELQKAYERMLQSDQFDLFVTGPGTKEEITDAIHSTGQNVAAGDPVETTPTIQDAPAQVNEVVEKQFIQQAKLHLGFRVPYTVGSSEYTAVLVTNGILGAYPHSKLFVNVREKESLAYYAASRYEPYKGILFAMAGIAPDQYEKAVRIMKEQLEAMQRGEITEEELTTTKQMLKNQILEQVDSARGAIEMNYQNVLSGANRTVDDRLREIDTVDMETVISVAKTIQLDTVYLLTGEEGTA from the coding sequence GCAACCGAGCGACACATTCAAAACGACGACGATCGTTCTGCACGTGAAGGCTCCATTGGAGGCCGAGACGGCAGCTGCGCGCACGCTTCTCGCGCATGTGCTGCAAGCAGGAACCGAAGCATTCCCAAGCCGTAGGAAAATCCGTTATTTTCTGGATGATTTATATGGCGCAACGTTCTATGCAGATGTAGGAAAAAAAGGGGAAAACCACGTGCTTACCTTCGTGATGGAGGTGGCAAGCGAACGGTATTTACAAAACGAATCCCCCCTTCTTCCCAAAGCGTTGGCGTTTTTGTTGTCGGTCATTCAAAAGTCATACCGCTCGGAAGACGGCTTTAGTGAAGCAATTATTCAAGAAGAAAAGCAGGCGCTCATGCAACGGATTCGAAACATTGCAGATGATAAAACACGCTATGCGAATATCCGTATGCTGGAAGAGATGTGCGCGAATGAGCCGTTTGGCCTCCACCCTTTCGGTTCCGCCGAAGAAGTGGGAGCGATTACCGATCAGGAGCTCCAAAAGGCTTATGAACGCATGCTTCAGAGTGATCAATTTGATTTGTTTGTGACAGGACCGGGGACGAAAGAAGAAATTACCGACGCCATTCATTCCACGGGGCAGAACGTTGCAGCGGGGGACCCTGTCGAAACAACGCCAACGATTCAAGACGCACCGGCACAGGTGAATGAAGTGGTGGAAAAACAATTCATCCAACAGGCAAAATTACATCTCGGTTTCAGAGTCCCTTACACAGTCGGATCAAGCGAATACACGGCCGTTCTCGTGACAAACGGAATACTGGGTGCCTATCCGCACTCCAAATTGTTCGTGAACGTCCGGGAAAAAGAAAGCCTCGCTTATTACGCGGCTTCCCGTTACGAACCTTATAAAGGGATTCTTTTTGCCATGGCCGGCATTGCGCCCGATCAATACGAAAAGGCCGTCCGGATTATGAAAGAGCAGCTGGAAGCCATGCAGCGCGGGGAAATAACCGAGGAAGAGTTAACGACGACGAAGCAAATGCTTAAAAATCAAATCTTGGAACAAGTGGACAGTGCCCGCGGGGCAATCGAAATGAATTATCAAAATGTGCTTAGTGGCGCAAACAGAACAGTGGACGATCGTCTCCGGGAAATCGATACCGTAGATATGGAAACCGTCATTTCCGTGGCCAAAACGATTCAACTGGACACGGTCTACTTGTTGACCGGCGAGGAGGGGACAGCTTAA